One Lysinibacillus fusiformis genomic window carries:
- a CDS encoding ABC transporter substrate-binding protein: protein MKKKLGLFLLVLTLLLTLVACGKNEESTGAQVAGDKKVVKIGYLPITHAAPLYMQTDKEYEGYAIELVKFGSWPELMDALNTGKIDGASVLIQLAMKAKEQGIDLKAVALGHRDGNVLVGAPDIEKVEDLKGKSFAIPNKYSTHNILLYRMLQDAGLNYDDVDVVELPPAEMPAALAEGRIAGYVVAEPFGALSVALEKGKVLFQSEEIWPNSIDCGLVLRSAFIEENKETAKQFVKDYATAGEQMNAGDEHAHDVVAKYIKVDEEVLDLSLNWISYNNLKIEEDAYAILRDSLMEMGLSEEPPAYEEFVDSTLIEQ, encoded by the coding sequence ATGAAAAAGAAATTAGGCTTATTCTTACTTGTATTAACATTACTACTCACATTAGTCGCGTGTGGAAAGAATGAAGAAAGTACAGGAGCGCAGGTTGCAGGGGATAAAAAAGTAGTGAAAATCGGCTACTTACCGATTACACATGCAGCACCCCTTTATATGCAAACTGACAAGGAGTACGAAGGTTATGCCATTGAGCTTGTGAAGTTTGGGTCATGGCCTGAGCTGATGGATGCTTTAAATACAGGCAAAATTGATGGAGCATCTGTGCTTATTCAATTAGCGATGAAAGCGAAGGAGCAAGGAATTGACTTAAAGGCGGTTGCTCTCGGACACCGAGATGGCAATGTTTTAGTTGGGGCACCGGATATTGAGAAAGTAGAAGACTTAAAGGGGAAAAGTTTTGCCATACCAAATAAATACTCTACCCACAATATTTTATTATATCGTATGTTACAAGACGCAGGCTTAAATTATGATGATGTGGACGTTGTAGAATTACCACCAGCAGAAATGCCAGCTGCGTTAGCGGAAGGTCGTATCGCAGGATATGTAGTTGCTGAACCATTCGGCGCTCTATCTGTGGCACTTGAAAAGGGGAAGGTATTATTCCAATCTGAGGAAATTTGGCCGAATTCAATTGACTGTGGATTAGTCCTTCGTAGTGCATTTATTGAGGAAAATAAAGAAACAGCCAAACAGTTTGTAAAGGATTATGCAACCGCTGGTGAGCAGATGAATGCAGGGGATGAGCATGCGCATGATGTAGTTGCAAAGTACATTAAAGTTGACGAGGAAGTATTGGATTTATCGTTAAATTGGATTTCTTACAATAACTTAAAAATTGAAGAGGATGCGTATGCTATTTTAAGAGATTCGTTAATGGAAATGGGCTTATCTGAGGAGCCTCCAGCGTATGAGGAGTTTGTAGATTCAACGTTAATTGAACAATAG
- a CDS encoding ABC transporter permease, with protein MNKLNKIGPILLGFVLLVGVWQLATVIGGHDAALFPPPLAVFSALLDTIKDGSIFEHIQISLFRFFSGYLLAVIVAVVLGLFLGRWTKVWAVLDPIVQVLRPVSPIAWSPFIVLWFGIGNMPAIVIIFIAAFFPVLLSTVSAVKKVDGVYLRVAANFEMSQFDLLRKIVFPAAFPMIANGLHMALGSAWIFLVAGEMVGAQSGLGFLIVDARNSLSLDLVMAAIIVIGVLGLLLDKAIRYFESWVAKIWGGQGA; from the coding sequence ATGAATAAATTGAACAAAATTGGTCCCATATTGCTTGGATTTGTGTTATTAGTTGGAGTCTGGCAACTGGCAACGGTCATCGGAGGACATGATGCAGCATTATTCCCACCACCGTTAGCGGTATTTTCTGCATTACTGGATACGATTAAAGATGGCTCCATTTTTGAACATATACAAATAAGTCTTTTTCGCTTTTTTAGTGGTTATTTGCTAGCGGTTATTGTGGCTGTTGTGCTTGGATTGTTTTTGGGGAGATGGACAAAGGTTTGGGCTGTTCTAGATCCAATTGTGCAAGTATTGCGCCCTGTATCGCCAATAGCTTGGTCACCATTTATTGTTTTATGGTTTGGAATTGGAAACATGCCAGCTATAGTCATTATCTTTATTGCAGCATTTTTTCCAGTACTATTATCGACAGTATCAGCCGTGAAAAAAGTCGACGGTGTATATTTACGCGTAGCAGCTAATTTTGAAATGTCACAGTTTGATTTATTGCGAAAAATTGTCTTTCCTGCAGCGTTTCCGATGATTGCAAACGGATTACACATGGCATTAGGGAGTGCATGGATTTTTCTTGTGGCTGGAGAGATGGTTGGTGCGCAGTCAGGGCTTGGTTTCCTAATTGTAGATGCAAGAAACTCACTAAGCCTAGATTTAGTAATGGCAGCCATTATTGTCATTGGTGTACTCGGTTTGCTACTAGATAAAGCGATACGCTATTTCGAGAGCTGGGTTGCAAAAATTTGGGGTGGTCAAGGAGCTTAG
- a CDS encoding ABC transporter ATP-binding protein yields the protein MTAPLISIQQVSKTFAEQAVLNQISLDIQKGEVIAILGKSGCGKSTLLNLVGGFEEPTAGQILLDNQMVTKASKRCIMLMQNYGLLPWRSVQKNVELALEGTTMTKIERQQRAQYYLKLVGLENRLTALPSELSGGMQQRVAIARALAIRPEVILMDEPFAALDTFTRYYLQDELLAIQKEEQTTILLVTHDIDEAIYLADRIFIMSPNPGRIHRELQIRSTKPRDRSDSEFQYFREVIFNEFQFTHPQDTIEYNI from the coding sequence ATGACAGCACCGTTAATTTCTATACAACAAGTAAGCAAAACATTTGCTGAGCAGGCTGTGCTCAATCAAATATCATTGGATATACAAAAGGGCGAAGTGATTGCCATTTTAGGAAAGAGTGGTTGTGGTAAAAGTACCCTATTGAATTTAGTAGGTGGCTTTGAAGAGCCTACAGCAGGACAGATTTTATTGGACAACCAAATGGTAACAAAGGCGAGTAAACGCTGTATTATGCTGATGCAAAATTATGGCTTACTTCCTTGGCGTTCAGTTCAAAAAAACGTTGAATTAGCACTAGAGGGGACAACAATGACGAAGATAGAACGTCAACAACGTGCACAATATTACTTAAAACTTGTTGGATTAGAGAATCGTTTAACAGCATTACCAAGTGAGTTATCGGGTGGGATGCAACAGCGTGTAGCAATTGCCCGTGCATTAGCGATTCGACCAGAAGTAATTTTGATGGATGAACCATTTGCGGCACTCGATACTTTTACACGCTATTACTTACAAGATGAGCTACTTGCCATTCAAAAAGAAGAGCAAACGACAATTTTATTAGTGACACATGATATTGACGAAGCTATTTATTTGGCGGATCGCATTTTTATTATGAGTCCAAATCCTGGACGTATACACCGTGAATTACAAATTCGAAGTACGAAACCAAGGGATCGATCAGATTCGGAATTTCAATATTTCCGTGAAGTCATTTTCAATGAATTCCAGTTTACTCATCCACAGGATACAATCGAATACAACATTTAA
- a CDS encoding winged helix-turn-helix transcriptional regulator, which translates to MKTRYDLPCNIAQTLNIIGDRWTLLILHELLIGQTNFNDIKLNLPGLSANLLSARLKSLEDAELVASTLYSAHPPRYAYSLTEAGKALEPVFNAMILWGSEHLDPCYKEIVDAKSGEKVELGYYSKNTGERIETIQIRAIQNGAAQ; encoded by the coding sequence ATGAAAACACGTTATGACTTACCATGCAATATTGCACAAACTTTGAATATTATCGGTGATCGCTGGACTTTGCTCATTTTGCATGAGCTATTAATCGGACAAACAAATTTTAATGATATTAAATTAAATTTGCCAGGACTCTCAGCAAATTTATTGTCTGCTCGTTTAAAATCTTTAGAAGATGCAGAGCTTGTAGCATCCACGCTCTATTCAGCTCATCCTCCTCGCTATGCCTATTCCTTAACCGAGGCTGGAAAGGCATTAGAGCCCGTGTTTAACGCAATGATTTTATGGGGCAGTGAACACCTAGATCCTTGCTATAAAGAAATCGTCGATGCCAAGTCTGGGGAAAAAGTAGAACTTGGTTACTATTCAAAAAATACAGGCGAGCGCATCGAAACAATTCAAATACGTGCCATACAAAATGGAGCTGCCCAATAA